The proteins below come from a single Serpentinimonas raichei genomic window:
- a CDS encoding ATP-binding protein, translating to MLEAPTIGLDFVADDSRVGFRLQRLEVLNWGTFDQRVWRYELDGRNGLLTGDIGSGKSTLVDAITTLLVPAQRVAYNKAAGADARERSLRSYVLGHYKSERNEVTGSSRPVALRDASSYSVILAVFRNEGYDQAVTLAQVFWLKDPQGQPARLFVAAERALAIADDFSGFGSDIAGLRKKLRGAGCELFEGFPPYGAWFRRRFGIEHEQALELFHQTVSMKSVGNLTDFVRSHMLEPFDVASRIEALIRHFDDLDRAHQAVLKAKRQVELLAPLVADGQRHKALLAEIQGWREGREALRPYFARLKGELLEHRLALLAQDAARLEAQIERLDAQREAERLEVGQLERALRDNGGDRLEELAAQIRRLEQDKVQRQKRSDRLHELLARIDEAAPGDEAGFLAQQQGIAQRAEGLREQIADLDNREREQDFAFRKGREEHAALSDEIESLERRKSNIDAAQVRIREALCAALAIDEGELPFAGELMQVRDDERDWEGAAERLLRGFGLALLVPEAHYPALAQWVERQHLGARLVYFHVRQRKAAQGAASPQPQSLLRKLLIKPDSPHAEWLEQELRNRFDVSCCDSDEQFRREARAITRAGQIKDPTGRHEKDDRRRIDDRSRYVLGWSNADKLRALRDQRQRLEQQLATLGQGIAALQQARKELRGRLDALSKLEEFTRFADIDWMSLAREMAALTEERARLEAASNTLQELGRQLQAVQGRLTDTENKRAEALDKRGEGRAKRAAAQELRDQARAASQAMPLEAQQIERLDGWRAQALGAHQLSVESCDNREQELRKWLQDRIDAEDKRLARLSERIINAMRGVKEEFKAETSEMDVALAALPEYERMLSGLKGDDLPRFEARFKELLNVNTINEIAHFNAQLARERETIKERVNLINQSLQAIDYNPGRTIKLLAQPSPDAEIRDFQQDLRACTEGALTAAADEQYSEAKFLQVKAIIDRFRGREGLADADRRWTAKVSDVRNGFLFSASERWRADGAEHEHYSDSGGKSGGQKEKLAYTVLAASLAYQFGLEWGAVRSRSFRFVVIDEAFGRGSDESAQYGLRLFQQLNLQLLIVTPLQKIHIIEPYVASVGFVHNEGGRDSRLRCLSIEEYRAHKAAETAPGLGDASAAIGGAPA from the coding sequence ATGCTTGAAGCGCCCACAATTGGCCTGGACTTCGTGGCCGACGACAGCCGGGTGGGCTTCAGGCTGCAACGGCTGGAGGTGCTCAATTGGGGCACCTTCGACCAGCGTGTCTGGCGCTACGAGCTCGATGGCCGCAACGGCCTGCTCACGGGCGACATCGGTTCGGGCAAATCGACCTTGGTCGATGCCATCACCACGCTGCTGGTGCCGGCGCAGCGCGTGGCCTACAACAAGGCCGCCGGGGCCGATGCCCGCGAGCGCAGCTTGCGCTCCTACGTGCTGGGCCACTACAAGAGCGAGCGCAACGAGGTCACCGGGAGCAGCAGGCCGGTGGCGCTGCGCGATGCGTCGAGCTACTCGGTCATCCTGGCGGTGTTTCGCAACGAGGGCTATGACCAGGCCGTGACGCTGGCCCAGGTGTTCTGGCTGAAAGACCCGCAGGGCCAGCCCGCGCGCCTGTTCGTGGCGGCCGAGCGGGCGCTGGCCATTGCCGACGACTTCAGCGGCTTTGGCAGCGACATCGCCGGCTTGCGCAAGAAGCTGCGCGGCGCGGGCTGCGAGCTGTTCGAGGGCTTCCCGCCTTACGGGGCCTGGTTTCGCCGCCGCTTCGGCATCGAGCACGAGCAGGCGCTGGAGCTGTTCCATCAGACGGTGTCGATGAAGTCGGTGGGCAACCTCACCGATTTCGTGCGCAGCCACATGCTGGAGCCCTTCGATGTGGCCAGCCGCATCGAGGCCCTGATCCGCCACTTCGACGACCTGGACCGCGCGCACCAGGCCGTGCTCAAGGCCAAGCGCCAAGTCGAGTTGCTGGCGCCGCTGGTTGCCGATGGCCAGCGCCACAAGGCCCTGCTGGCCGAAATCCAGGGCTGGCGCGAGGGGCGCGAGGCGCTGCGGCCCTACTTTGCCCGGCTCAAGGGCGAGCTGCTGGAGCACCGTCTGGCCTTGCTGGCGCAGGATGCCGCCCGGCTCGAAGCCCAGATCGAGCGCCTGGACGCGCAGCGCGAGGCCGAGCGCCTGGAAGTGGGCCAACTGGAGCGCGCCTTGCGCGACAACGGCGGCGACCGGCTGGAGGAACTGGCGGCGCAGATTCGCCGCCTGGAGCAGGACAAGGTGCAGCGGCAAAAGCGGTCTGACCGCTTGCACGAGCTGCTGGCCCGCATCGACGAGGCAGCACCCGGCGATGAAGCCGGTTTTCTGGCGCAGCAGCAGGGCATTGCCCAGCGTGCCGAAGGCTTGCGCGAGCAAATCGCCGACCTCGACAACCGCGAACGCGAGCAGGACTTCGCGTTTCGCAAGGGCCGTGAGGAGCACGCCGCCTTGTCCGACGAGATCGAGAGCCTGGAGCGGCGCAAGAGCAACATCGACGCCGCCCAGGTTCGCATCCGCGAGGCGCTGTGCGCGGCGCTGGCGATCGACGAAGGCGAACTGCCCTTTGCGGGCGAGCTCATGCAGGTGCGCGACGACGAGCGCGATTGGGAAGGCGCTGCCGAGCGCTTGCTGCGCGGCTTTGGCCTGGCGCTGCTGGTGCCCGAGGCCCACTACCCGGCGCTGGCGCAATGGGTGGAGCGCCAGCATCTGGGTGCGCGGCTGGTGTATTTTCATGTGCGGCAGCGGAAGGCCGCGCAGGGCGCGGCCAGCCCGCAGCCGCAATCGCTGCTGCGCAAGCTCCTCATCAAGCCGGATTCGCCGCACGCCGAGTGGCTGGAGCAGGAGCTGCGCAACCGCTTTGACGTGTCCTGCTGCGACTCCGATGAGCAGTTCCGGCGCGAGGCCCGCGCCATCACGCGCGCCGGCCAGATCAAAGACCCAACGGGCCGCCACGAGAAGGACGACCGCCGCCGCATCGACGACCGCAGCCGCTACGTGCTGGGCTGGAGCAACGCCGACAAGCTGCGCGCCTTGCGCGACCAGCGCCAGCGCCTGGAGCAGCAACTCGCCACGCTGGGGCAGGGCATCGCCGCACTGCAGCAGGCGCGCAAAGAACTGCGAGGCCGGCTGGATGCACTCAGCAAGCTGGAGGAGTTCACGCGCTTTGCCGACATCGACTGGATGAGCCTGGCGCGCGAAATGGCCGCGCTCACCGAGGAGCGGGCGCGGCTCGAAGCCGCATCCAACACCCTGCAAGAGTTGGGGCGCCAGTTGCAGGCGGTGCAAGGCCGGCTGACTGATACCGAAAACAAGCGCGCCGAGGCGCTGGACAAGCGCGGGGAGGGCAGAGCCAAGCGTGCGGCGGCGCAAGAGCTGCGCGATCAGGCCCGCGCTGCCAGCCAAGCCATGCCGCTCGAGGCGCAGCAGATCGAGCGCCTGGACGGCTGGCGCGCGCAAGCGCTGGGTGCGCATCAACTGTCGGTAGAGTCCTGCGACAACCGCGAGCAGGAGCTGCGCAAGTGGCTGCAAGACCGCATCGACGCCGAAGACAAGCGCCTGGCGCGCCTGAGCGAGCGCATCATCAACGCCATGCGCGGTGTCAAAGAGGAATTCAAGGCCGAAACCAGCGAGATGGACGTGGCCCTTGCGGCGCTGCCGGAGTACGAGCGCATGCTCAGCGGCCTTAAGGGTGACGACCTGCCGCGCTTCGAGGCGCGCTTCAAGGAACTGCTCAACGTCAACACCATCAACGAGATTGCCCACTTCAACGCCCAACTGGCACGCGAGCGCGAGACCATCAAGGAGCGCGTCAACCTCATCAACCAGTCGCTGCAGGCGATCGACTACAACCCCGGCCGCACCATCAAGCTGCTGGCGCAGCCCAGCCCGGATGCCGAAATCCGCGACTTCCAGCAAGACTTGCGCGCCTGCACCGAAGGCGCGCTGACCGCCGCTGCCGACGAGCAGTATTCGGAAGCCAAGTTTTTGCAGGTCAAGGCCATCATCGACCGCTTCCGTGGCCGGGAGGGGCTGGCGGACGCCGACCGGCGCTGGACCGCCAAGGTCAGCGATGTGCGCAACGGCTTTTTGTTTTCGGCCAGCGAGCGCTGGCGCGCCGACGGGGCCGAGCACGAGCACTACTCGGACTCGGGCGGCAAGTCGGGCGGCCAGAAAGAAAAATTGGCCTACACCGTGCTGGCCGCGAGCCTGGCCTACCAGTTTGGGCTGGAGTGGGGGGCGGTGCGTTCGCGCTCGTTTCGCTTCGTGGTCATCGACGAGGCTTTCGGGCGCGGCTCGGACGAATCGGCGCAGTACGGCTTGCGCCTGTTCCAGCAGCTCAACCTGCAGTTGTTGATCGTCACGCCGCTGCAAAAAATCCACATCATCGAGCCCTACGTGGCCAGCGTGGGCTTCGTACACAACGAGGGCGGGCGCGATTCCAGGCTGCGCTGCCTGTCGATCGAGGAGTACCGGGCGCACAAAGCGGCCGAGACCGCGCCCGGCTTGGGCGACGCCAGCGCGGCCATTGGCGGCGCGCCCGCATGA
- the pgi gene encoding glucose-6-phosphate isomerase, with product MTSFNPPLPAAAPTRHPSWQRLQALAAQGQLHLRELLRADASSPSPNTGRSQRLQLQAAGLRLDARHQAVTPEVLDALLELAADCQVGTQAQALCRGEPVNSTEGRAVLHPALRAGAMPNPPWGAELAQRIESELGRFLAAAERLRSGHWLGHSGQRITDVVNLGIGGSDLGPRMAVAALESLACNAPVRVHFVSNPDAWALHRVLRPLDAARTVFIVQSKTFTTQETLTLAASARRWLHGHGLQTPAQQAPHLIAVTAAPAMAAQQGYRSDHTFGFWDWVGGRYSVWSAIGLPLAIAIGAQAFREFLRGGHAMDQHFWTADAAHNMPLLMALLGIWNRNFLHCPTHLLAPYPSRLDAFTRFVQQLDMESNGKSTHLNGDAAQVSTGPIVWGGLGIDGQHAYFQLLHQGCHRVPVDFIGVEQEDTPLPLAAEHHRVVLLNLRAQALALAVGRDRADTEAELRASGLSEPQVQALWPHRRFAGNVPNSTLWLPALTPHALGALVALYEHKVFCQAAIWGINAYDQWGVELGKTLAKAMEQGPAPA from the coding sequence TTGACCTCCTTCAACCCACCCCTCCCCGCTGCCGCACCCACGCGGCACCCCAGTTGGCAACGCCTGCAAGCCCTGGCCGCACAAGGCCAGCTGCATCTGCGCGAGCTGCTGCGCGCCGATGCCTCCTCACCATCCCCCAACACCGGGCGCAGCCAGCGCTTGCAACTGCAGGCCGCCGGCTTGCGGCTCGACGCCCGGCACCAGGCTGTCACGCCCGAGGTGCTCGACGCCTTGCTCGAGCTGGCAGCCGATTGCCAAGTCGGCACCCAGGCCCAAGCCCTGTGCCGGGGCGAGCCGGTCAACTCCACCGAAGGCCGTGCCGTGTTGCACCCCGCCCTGCGCGCGGGCGCCATGCCCAACCCGCCTTGGGGGGCCGAGCTGGCGCAGCGCATCGAGTCCGAACTGGGCCGCTTTCTGGCGGCCGCCGAACGCCTGCGCAGCGGCCACTGGCTGGGCCACAGCGGGCAGCGCATCACCGACGTGGTCAACCTCGGCATCGGCGGCTCTGACCTCGGGCCGCGCATGGCGGTGGCCGCGCTCGAAAGCCTTGCTTGCAACGCGCCGGTGCGGGTGCACTTTGTCTCCAACCCCGACGCTTGGGCCCTGCACCGGGTGTTGCGCCCGCTCGATGCGGCGCGCACCGTCTTCATCGTCCAGAGCAAAACCTTCACCACCCAAGAGACGCTCACGCTGGCCGCCTCGGCGCGGCGCTGGCTGCACGGGCATGGGCTGCAAACCCCGGCGCAGCAGGCGCCCCATCTGATTGCCGTCACCGCAGCGCCCGCCATGGCGGCGCAGCAGGGCTACCGCAGCGATCACACCTTTGGTTTTTGGGACTGGGTGGGCGGGCGCTATTCGGTCTGGTCGGCCATCGGCCTGCCGCTGGCGATTGCGATCGGGGCGCAGGCGTTTCGTGAGTTTTTGCGCGGCGGCCACGCCATGGACCAGCACTTTTGGACGGCTGATGCGGCGCACAACATGCCGCTGCTGATGGCGTTGCTGGGCATCTGGAACCGCAACTTCCTGCATTGCCCCACCCACCTGCTGGCCCCCTACCCGAGCCGGCTCGATGCCTTTACCCGCTTTGTGCAGCAACTGGACATGGAATCCAACGGCAAATCCACCCATCTGAATGGGGACGCGGCGCAGGTATCCACCGGGCCGATCGTCTGGGGCGGACTGGGCATCGACGGCCAACACGCCTACTTTCAACTGCTGCACCAAGGCTGCCACCGGGTGCCAGTGGATTTCATCGGCGTGGAACAGGAAGACACCCCGCTGCCCTTGGCGGCCGAACACCACCGGGTGGTGCTGCTCAACCTGCGCGCCCAGGCGCTGGCGCTGGCCGTCGGGCGCGACCGGGCCGACACCGAGGCCGAATTGCGCGCCAGCGGCCTGTCTGAACCCCAGGTGCAGGCGCTGTGGCCACACCGCCGCTTTGCCGGCAACGTGCCCAACAGCACCCTGTGGTTGCCCGCACTCACACCGCATGCACTGGGGGCGTTGGTGGCGCTGTACGAACACAAAGTCTTTTGCCAAGCCGCCATCTGGGGCATTAACGCCTATGATCAGTGGGGCGTGGAACTGGGCAAAACCTTGGCCAAAGCCATGGAGCAAGGCCCCGCCCCCGCCTGA
- the eda gene encoding bifunctional 4-hydroxy-2-oxoglutarate aldolase/2-dehydro-3-deoxy-phosphogluconate aldolase, which yields MTATPAPAHATAAPHAPEPQRSQLPPFRTRVLPVVALARADAAVRLAHALLEGGIDAIEITLRTPAALAAIETLARQVPELVVGAGTVLRPADLVAVRDAGARFALAPGCTPTLLAAAAAMRLPFIPGVASASEAMLAHEAGFGLLKCFPAVPLGGVELLKAWAGPLPELRFCPTGGIGLEQLGAFLSLPNVALVGGSWITPAAALDLGDWARITTLARQACAVAAAAAAPLGTAQA from the coding sequence ATGACCGCCACCCCAGCCCCAGCGCACGCCACCGCTGCGCCCCATGCGCCCGAACCGCAGCGCAGCCAACTGCCCCCCTTTCGTACCCGCGTGTTGCCCGTGGTCGCCTTGGCCCGCGCCGACGCGGCCGTCCGGCTGGCCCATGCGCTGCTCGAGGGCGGGATCGATGCGATCGAGATCACCCTGCGCACGCCCGCGGCGCTGGCCGCCATCGAAACGCTGGCACGCCAAGTGCCCGAGTTGGTGGTGGGGGCAGGCACCGTGTTGCGCCCGGCCGATCTGGTGGCAGTGCGCGACGCCGGCGCCCGCTTTGCCCTCGCGCCGGGTTGCACCCCGACCCTGCTGGCGGCGGCAGCGGCCATGCGGCTCCCTTTCATTCCCGGTGTGGCCAGCGCCAGCGAGGCCATGCTGGCGCACGAAGCCGGTTTTGGGCTGCTCAAGTGCTTTCCTGCCGTCCCGCTGGGCGGCGTGGAGCTGCTCAAGGCATGGGCCGGCCCCTTGCCCGAATTGCGCTTTTGCCCCACCGGCGGCATCGGGCTGGAGCAACTCGGGGCCTTTCTGTCCCTGCCCAACGTGGCGCTGGTGGGCGGCTCCTGGATCACCCCGGCGGCAGCGCTAGACTTGGGCGACTGGGCCCGCATCACCACGCTGGCGCGCCAAGCCTGCGCCGTGGCCGCGGCTGCGGCAGCGCCCTTGGGCACGGCACAGGCCTAA
- a CDS encoding DUF3322 domain-containing protein, translated as MSWTLPADLRAQVQRLWERGDLLRAAVDAGAVAWPLRLSLKAPSAADLSERFEAVRDWVRAISDTEQVRIEWRDWNHRVQGAQRLPAALWLDSLPAALAFIGKARQAQRFQALWQQTAAAQPALLAWLRKRPLQALDLAERWERLLAVVAWLQAHPRPGVYLRQVDAPGVHSKFIEAHRGVLAELLELALPPDCINTQASGGAQFARRFGFLDKPLRIRFRLLDPALPSLLGLPNCASLPGLTDSALLPDLTLDAASFARLALPVERVFITENETNFLAFPPVARALVVFGEGYGWEALARAEWLQRCPLHYWGDIDTHGFAILDQLRGHFPRAASLLMDRQTLLAHRAHWGEEPDPVRHDLPRLTPEEAAVYDELRFERLQPRLRLEQERVGFGCLIGRLR; from the coding sequence ATGAGCTGGACCCTGCCGGCCGACCTGCGCGCCCAGGTCCAGCGCCTGTGGGAGCGCGGCGATTTGCTGCGCGCGGCGGTGGACGCGGGTGCCGTGGCGTGGCCCCTGCGCCTGAGCCTGAAAGCCCCGAGCGCGGCCGATTTGTCCGAGCGCTTCGAGGCGGTGCGCGACTGGGTGCGCGCCATCTCCGACACGGAGCAGGTGCGCATCGAATGGCGCGATTGGAACCATCGGGTACAGGGCGCGCAGCGGCTGCCGGCGGCGCTGTGGCTCGACTCCCTGCCAGCGGCCTTGGCCTTCATCGGCAAGGCGCGCCAGGCCCAGCGCTTCCAGGCGCTGTGGCAGCAGACGGCCGCTGCGCAACCGGCGCTGCTGGCGTGGTTGCGCAAGCGCCCGCTGCAGGCGCTGGACTTGGCCGAGCGCTGGGAGCGCCTGCTGGCCGTGGTGGCTTGGCTGCAGGCGCACCCGCGCCCGGGCGTTTATCTGCGCCAGGTGGACGCACCGGGGGTGCACAGCAAGTTCATCGAGGCGCACCGGGGCGTGTTGGCCGAGCTGCTGGAGCTGGCCTTGCCGCCCGATTGCATCAACACCCAAGCCAGCGGCGGGGCGCAATTTGCCCGCCGCTTCGGCTTCCTAGACAAGCCGCTGCGCATTCGTTTTCGCTTGCTCGACCCGGCCCTGCCGAGCCTGCTCGGCCTGCCCAACTGCGCGAGCCTGCCCGGCTTGACCGACAGCGCGCTGCTGCCCGACCTCACGCTCGATGCGGCCAGTTTTGCCCGCCTCGCGCTGCCCGTCGAGCGCGTGTTCATCACCGAGAACGAGACCAACTTCCTCGCTTTCCCGCCAGTGGCGCGCGCCCTGGTGGTCTTTGGTGAGGGCTACGGCTGGGAGGCGCTGGCGCGCGCCGAGTGGCTGCAGCGCTGCCCGCTGCACTACTGGGGCGACATCGACACCCACGGTTTTGCCATCTTGGACCAACTCCGGGGCCACTTCCCGCGCGCCGCGTCCTTGCTCATGGACCGCCAGACGCTGCTGGCACACCGCGCGCACTGGGGCGAGGAGCCCGATCCCGTGCGCCACGACTTGCCGCGCCTGACGCCCGAGGAGGCCGCCGTGTATGATGAACTGCGCTTCGAGCGCCTGCAACCCAGGCTGCGGCTGGAGCAGGAGCGAGTGGGTTTTGGGTGCTTGATCGGGCGGCTGCGCTGA
- a CDS encoding glutathione S-transferase family protein → MNTPTHSTDPHTQPLVLHHLEQSRSQRILWLLEEMGLPYELKTYARQRSNRLAPPELKAVHPLGKSPVLGHGELVLAESGAILEYLAETFPERASGDLAQLVPAPGTPEHRQCRFWLHYAEGSLMPWLLMKLVFQMLPRQPMPFFVRPVVQPIVHYVCQQVQHKLIDPNLQTALPYIEQELAQRPWFAGAHLSLADFQMSYPLEAALTRLGGAPGSAARKKWPHIHAWLERVQARPAYQRALAKGGPVMW, encoded by the coding sequence ATGAACACTCCCACCCATTCCACCGATCCCCACACCCAGCCGCTGGTGCTGCACCACCTAGAGCAATCGCGCTCGCAGCGCATCCTCTGGCTGCTGGAAGAAATGGGCCTGCCCTACGAGCTCAAAACCTATGCCCGCCAGCGCAGCAACCGGCTGGCGCCGCCCGAGCTCAAGGCCGTGCATCCGCTGGGTAAATCGCCGGTGCTGGGCCACGGCGAACTGGTGCTGGCCGAATCGGGTGCCATTTTGGAATACCTGGCCGAGACCTTCCCCGAGCGCGCCAGCGGCGATCTGGCGCAACTGGTGCCCGCACCCGGCACGCCCGAGCACCGGCAGTGCCGCTTCTGGCTGCACTACGCCGAAGGCTCGCTGATGCCGTGGCTGCTCATGAAGCTGGTGTTCCAGATGCTGCCGCGCCAGCCCATGCCCTTTTTTGTGCGCCCCGTGGTGCAGCCGATCGTGCACTACGTCTGCCAGCAGGTGCAGCACAAGCTGATCGACCCGAACCTGCAAACCGCCCTGCCCTACATCGAGCAAGAGCTGGCGCAGCGGCCCTGGTTTGCCGGCGCACACCTGAGCCTGGCCGATTTTCAAATGAGCTATCCCCTAGAAGCCGCGCTCACGCGCTTGGGTGGCGCACCCGGTAGCGCGGCCCGCAAAAAATGGCCTCACATCCACGCCTGGCTGGAGCGGGTGCAAGCGCGCCCGGCCTACCAGCGCGCCTTGGCCAAAGGCGGGCCGGTGATGTGGTAG
- the ppc gene encoding phosphoenolpyruvate carboxylase: MAKKDQPLIDDIRLLGRLLGDVIREQEGAEIFGLIEQIRQLAVAFRRDADQSADRQLKRLLQGLSDDQAVSVIRAFTYFSHLANLAEDRHHIRRRAVHEQAGRIQPGSLAHTWGRLQQAGVGRAQWAQALQNAHVAPVLTAHPTEVQRKSILDAERELARLLAQRDGLALARNRDENEAQMRARILQLWHTRLLRFTKLSVADEIENALGYYQSTFIPELPRLYRSLEAALAGQPVPPFLRLGQWIGGDRDGNPNVTDCTLRLALQRQADLILRHHLTEVHWLGSELSLSAMLLPVPAAMQALAERSPDTNAHRQDEPYRRALTGVYARLAATLTELTGGHATRHAVAPQQPYPSAEAFLADLRLLDAALSEQGCAALAQARLRPLLRAVEVFGFHLATLDLRQSSDQHEAALADLLAQARIEADYSGLDEAAKQALLLRQLNDVRPLRLPEASYQPHTLSELAIFEAARQARQRYGAAAIRHAIISHTESVSDLLEVLLLQKEAGLLHGTLDGAARAELIVVPLFETIPDLRQASAIMEAYLRLPGIEPMLRRAGALEYGEQEIMLGYSDSNKDGGIITSNWELYQAETALAALFDRLGTEFGQPIALRLFHGRGGTVGRGGGPSYQAILAQPPGTVRGQIRLTEQGEVIGSKYANPDIGRRNLETLVAATLEATLLPPGLAVPPRFLRAAQRLSDASMAAYRDLVYETPGFADYFFSATPIREIAELHIGSRPASRKANQRIEDLRAIPWGFSWGQCRLTLPGWYGLGSAVEALGAELGHGRAQRLLRQMHRHWPFFSTLVSNIDMVLAKSDLSLARRYAELLPDAALRQRIFGRIEAEWQRTQAALTLITGQGERLADNPALARSIEQRFPYIDPLHHLQVELIARHRSGNTAEKVKRGIHLTINGIAAGLRNTG, encoded by the coding sequence ATGGCAAAAAAAGACCAGCCCCTGATCGACGACATCCGCCTGCTCGGCCGCTTGCTCGGCGACGTGATCCGCGAGCAAGAGGGTGCCGAAATTTTCGGGCTGATCGAGCAGATCCGCCAGTTGGCGGTGGCCTTCCGGCGCGACGCCGACCAGTCTGCCGACCGCCAGCTCAAGCGCCTGCTGCAGGGCCTGAGCGACGACCAAGCGGTGAGCGTGATCCGCGCCTTCACCTACTTCAGCCACCTGGCCAACTTGGCCGAAGACCGGCACCACATCCGCCGCCGCGCCGTGCACGAGCAGGCCGGGCGCATCCAGCCCGGCAGCTTGGCGCACACCTGGGGCCGCCTGCAGCAAGCCGGCGTGGGCCGTGCGCAGTGGGCACAGGCGCTGCAAAACGCGCACGTGGCCCCGGTGCTCACCGCGCACCCGACCGAGGTGCAGCGCAAGAGCATTCTGGACGCCGAACGCGAACTGGCGCGCCTGCTGGCCCAGCGCGACGGCCTGGCGCTGGCGCGCAACCGGGACGAGAACGAAGCGCAGATGCGCGCGCGCATCTTGCAGCTCTGGCACACCCGCTTGCTGCGTTTCACCAAGCTCAGCGTGGCCGACGAAATCGAAAACGCGCTCGGCTACTACCAAAGCACCTTCATCCCCGAACTGCCCCGGCTCTACCGCAGCCTGGAGGCGGCGCTAGCAGGCCAGCCGGTGCCGCCTTTTTTGCGCCTGGGCCAGTGGATCGGCGGCGACCGCGACGGCAACCCGAACGTCACGGACTGCACGCTGCGGCTGGCGCTGCAGCGCCAAGCCGACCTGATCTTGCGCCACCACCTGACCGAGGTGCACTGGCTCGGCAGCGAGCTCTCGCTCTCGGCAATGCTGCTGCCGGTGCCCGCCGCCATGCAGGCGCTGGCCGAGCGCTCGCCCGACACCAACGCGCACCGCCAGGACGAACCCTACCGGCGCGCCCTCACCGGCGTCTATGCCCGCTTGGCCGCCACCCTGACCGAGCTCACCGGCGGCCACGCCACGCGCCACGCCGTCGCCCCGCAACAACCCTACCCCAGCGCCGAGGCCTTTTTGGCCGATCTGCGCCTGCTCGACGCCGCCTTGAGCGAACAGGGTTGCGCCGCCTTGGCCCAAGCGCGCCTGCGCCCGCTGCTGCGCGCCGTCGAGGTGTTTGGCTTTCATCTGGCCACGCTGGACTTGCGCCAAAGCTCCGATCAACACGAGGCGGCGCTGGCCGACTTGCTGGCGCAGGCGCGCATCGAGGCCGATTACAGCGGCCTCGACGAAGCCGCCAAGCAGGCGCTGCTGCTGCGCCAGCTCAACGACGTGCGGCCGCTGCGCCTGCCCGAAGCCAGCTACCAGCCGCACACCCTGAGCGAGCTGGCGATCTTCGAGGCCGCACGCCAGGCGCGCCAGCGCTACGGGGCGGCCGCGATCCGGCACGCCATCATCAGCCACACCGAGAGCGTGAGCGACCTGCTCGAAGTGCTGCTGCTGCAAAAAGAGGCCGGGCTGCTGCACGGCACCTTGGACGGGGCCGCGCGCGCCGAGCTGATCGTGGTGCCGCTGTTCGAGACCATCCCCGACCTGCGCCAGGCCAGCGCCATCATGGAGGCCTATCTGCGCCTGCCCGGCATCGAACCGATGCTGCGCCGCGCCGGTGCGCTGGAGTACGGCGAGCAGGAAATCATGCTCGGCTACTCCGACAGCAACAAAGACGGCGGCATCATCACCAGCAACTGGGAGCTGTACCAGGCCGAAACCGCGCTGGCGGCGCTGTTCGACCGGCTCGGCACCGAGTTCGGCCAGCCCATAGCCCTGCGCCTGTTTCATGGCCGTGGCGGCACCGTGGGGCGAGGCGGCGGCCCAAGCTACCAAGCCATATTGGCGCAACCGCCGGGCACCGTGCGCGGCCAGATCCGCCTGACCGAACAAGGCGAGGTGATCGGCTCCAAGTACGCTAACCCCGACATCGGGCGGCGCAACCTCGAAACGCTGGTGGCCGCCACGCTGGAGGCCACCCTACTGCCGCCGGGGCTGGCGGTGCCGCCGAGGTTTTTGCGCGCTGCCCAGCGCCTGTCGGATGCCAGCATGGCCGCCTACCGCGATCTGGTCTATGAAACGCCGGGTTTTGCCGATTATTTTTTCAGCGCCACCCCGATCCGCGAAATCGCCGAGCTCCACATCGGCTCGCGCCCGGCCTCGCGCAAAGCCAACCAGCGCATCGAAGACCTGCGCGCCATCCCCTGGGGATTCAGTTGGGGCCAGTGCCGCCTCACGCTGCCGGGCTGGTATGGGCTGGGCAGCGCCGTCGAGGCCCTAGGTGCCGAACTGGGGCACGGGCGCGCCCAGCGCCTGCTGCGCCAGATGCACCGCCACTGGCCGTTTTTCAGCACCCTGGTCTCCAACATCGACATGGTGCTGGCCAAAAGCGATTTGTCGCTCGCGCGCCGCTACGCCGAGCTGCTGCCCGATGCCGCGCTGCGCCAGCGCATTTTTGGCCGCATCGAGGCCGAATGGCAGCGCACCCAGGCCGCCCTGACGCTCATCACCGGGCAGGGCGAGCGGCTGGCCGACAACCCGGCGCTGGCGCGCTCGATCGAGCAGCGCTTCCCCTACATCGACCCGCTGCACCACCTGCAAGTCGAGCTGATCGCGCGCCACCGCAGCGGCAATACCGCCGAAAAGGTCAAGCGCGGCATCCACCTGACCATCAACGGCATCGCTGCCGGGCTGCGCAACACCGGTTGA
- the arfB gene encoding alternative ribosome rescue aminoacyl-tRNA hydrolase ArfB gives MHPLIPESEVEFSAIRAQGPGGQHVNKASTAVHLRFDIAASSLPAAIKERLLARSDSRISADGVLVIKAQGSRSLESNKAEAMARLHALIERAAHVPKPRKPTRPTYGSQQRRLEGKAQRSSLKIGRGKVSE, from the coding sequence ATGCACCCCCTCATCCCCGAATCCGAAGTCGAGTTCAGCGCCATCCGTGCGCAGGGACCGGGTGGTCAGCACGTCAACAAGGCCTCCACGGCCGTGCACCTGCGCTTCGACATCGCGGCCTCCTCGCTGCCCGCAGCAATTAAAGAGCGGCTGCTGGCCCGGTCGGATAGCCGAATCTCTGCCGACGGGGTGCTGGTGATCAAGGCGCAAGGCTCGCGCAGCCTAGAGAGCAACAAGGCCGAGGCCATGGCCCGCCTGCACGCGCTCATCGAGCGCGCCGCGCACGTGCCCAAGCCCCGCAAACCCACCCGGCCCACCTACGGCTCCCAGCAGCGCCGCCTGGAGGGCAAGGCGCAACGGTCATCGCTCAAAATCGGGCGCGGCAAAGTTTCTGAGTAG